The Synechococcus sp. UW69 DNA segment TATCGCCACGGGGATGACCGCATGGGATGGCACGCTGATGACGAACCGGAGATTGATCAGCGGGCTCCGATTGCCTCCCTTTCACTCGGGGCTACACGCGATTTTCAGCTCCGCCATCGCAGCACTCCCCAACGCCGGATATCGCTGCCATTAGCCGATGGTGATCTGCTCGTGATGCACCCGGGGTGTCAGAGCCAATGGATGCACAGTGTTCCGCAACGGCGGAAAGTACAAACCACGCGCATCAATCTCACCTTTCGCCGTTTTCAAAACTGAGATCGCAGCAGCACACCCCAAGCAGGCGCCGTGACCAACGCCAGCAGCGTGCTCCAGAACACCAGACCTGCAGCCCGCTCCTGATCAGCCCCCACAGACTCCGCAATCAACAGCAGTGAGATCGCCGTCGGCGCTGCCCCCTGCAGCGCAACCGCCTGAACCATCAGCGGATCGAACCGCAGCAGAGATGCAAGCAGCAGCAGCAGCAACGGATAAAGCAGGAGTTTGGCTACCAGTGGCCTCAGCAGTTGCAACGGTCGGGCCGATGGAGTGATTCCCTTGCGATGGATGCTGCCAAGGCGCATGCCCACCACCATCAAAGCCAGCAAGATCACCAAGCGGGAAGGCCACCACAAAGCGTCGGTCACCAGTTCAGACCAGGGGGTCGCCTGAATCAGCAATGCACCGATCAGCCCGCGGGTCGCTGGGCTCGCCGCAACGCTGCTCATGAGACCGTGCAGCCTTTTAGAGCCATTGACCCGCTCACCGATCAGCAGCGGACCAAGACTCCAAGTCAGCAGTGTCGCCCCAAGGTCGTAGCCAATGCTGATCGGGAGGGCCTCATCAGGCAGAAAGGCCAAGGCCAGAGGCACTCCGAAATAAGCCGTGTTTCCAGTGCAGCTCCCCAACCGCAGCGTTGGAGAGACCAGCTCAGCCAATCCCGGTAACCGCGACGCCCCCACCAGCACAAGGCCCATGGCCAGCACCGCAAGACCCGCTGCCTGCAACATGTCGCCGCTCAGGCCACCCTTCAACAGCAGGCCCATCACACTGATCGGTACCCCGAACCTCACCAACGGCGTGGCCAAGCGGGCGGCGAGGGTTTCATGGCGTCCTCCAGCCCAAAACCCGATCAGCAGGGAAGGCGCAAGCTCCAGCAAAAACCGAAGCATCGGCACATCCAGCTCACATCACGACCCTAGAAAGCTGAGGCGGCTGACGCATCAGACCAAAACCATTCATTAGGGAAAGAACGACAACTTGAACGACAAGCAGATTCCATGAAGACACCGTCCTAATTCACCCACGGACGCGCCTAATCTGCGTTCCGACATGTCGCGTGAAACCAGCTGATGAATCCAGCTTCACGCCATCGCATCGTGCGTAGCGACAGTACGGAGGACCGCCTGACGCGGCAACGTTTTGACAGCTACGACGCTGCATACGATGAGCTTGAGCGGTACTACAGCGATTTCTGCTGTTCTGATGATGATCGTGTCGACTACACGATCATCTGTGAGGGTTCAGACAGTCTCCACGACGCGAGCCTGAAACGACCGCTTGAATGATCCTGAGGTAAAACCGCTGCACAGGACTCAATATCACCCAGTCAAGGTTCATAACAAGAAAGCAGTCTCAAGGGTCAGACCACAGAGACGCATCCCTAGATGCCAAAAATCAGGCCACTAAGTCATGGAAATATTGGGTCAACTGATTGACACCCAGCCAACCAATCAGTTATGAACTAATCATCCAATGAGATGCATTCACAATGCTGACCGGTTCCGAGCTGCTTGCAAAGGTCAAAGAACTAGGGGATGTTTCCAAATCCGATCTAGTGAGAGCTTGTGGCTACGTCTCTGACAAGAAAGACGGTGGCGATCGCCTGAATTTCACTGCTTTCTATGAGGCGCTGCTTGAGGCCAAAGGCGTCAATCTGAGCAGCGGCGGTGCTGCAATTGGCAAAGGTGGCCGCAAGTTGAGCTACATCGCCAAAGTGCAGGGCAACGGCAACCTGCTGATCGGCAAGGCCTACACCGCCATGCTGAATCTCGAGCCAGGTGATGAGTTTGAAATCAAACTGGGCAAAAAAGCCATCCGTCTGATCCCCACAGGTGCAGCTGCAGAGCACAGCGAAGCCGCTGACCAGGTAGACGAGTGATCTGCAGATCCATCTTCTGAAGTTTCCCAACCTCTTCCAACCCCTCCCATCCATGGGAGGGGTTTTTTATTGAGGACTGAACAACCAATACGCTCCTGCAGAGATCAGAGGGCTGGCACAGCAATTCTTGCTCGGTATGGTGAGCCGGAATGGAGCGACAGGGTTGAAATCCTTCAAGGAAGCCGTCGCTTCGGTCTTGAGCAATACGTTCCTATTTGGTGGTTCAGTTGCCCTGTCGATCCATATTGTGCTGACCTTTTTTCGGATGCATGGTCTGGTGATGACCCTCGCTTTTGTGATGTTTTGGCTGGTCAGCGTCACCGCTTACTTCCATTGGAAGGGGCAGCAGTCGAAGCGAACCACATCCAGCAAAGTTCCATTGCCTCAAGCCAACAGCAGAAAGGCCGCTGAACCGTGGAGGGAACGACAGTCAGCCTGATGGCTGAAACGAAGTCTCTCAGCTCTTTCAGTGCTGCATCTGGTTCAGGAATCTGCGGCTGCGTTCTTCTCTGGCATTGGTGAAGAACGTCTGCGGGTCGGAGGTCTCCACCACCTGGCCCCGGTCCATAAACATCACCCGATCCGCCACCTCACGGGCAAAGCCCAGTTCGTGGGTCACCACCACCATCGTCATGCCGCCCTGGGCTAATTGGCGCATCGCATCCAGCACTTCCTTCACCCGCTCCGGATCCAAAGCGCTCGTGGGCTCGTCGAACAGCATCACCTCCGGATCCAAGGCCAAAGCCCGGGCGATCGCCACCCGCTGTTGTTGACCACCACTGAGTTGCGCCGGGTACTTCCGTGCCTGCTCCCGAATTCCCATCTGGTCGAGAAGCTCGATGGCGCGATGCTCCGCATCAGCCTTTGCTCGCTTTTGCACCTTGATCGGGGCAAGGGTGATGTTGTCGAGGATCGAGAGATGGGGGAACAGGTTGAACTGCTGAAACACCATGCCCACACGTTTGCGAATCGCCCGCACCTGACGTTCCCCATGGGTGGCATCCAAGCGTTCCCCCAGCACATCCAAGGCACCGCCATCCAGCGATTCCAGACCATTGAAGGTACGGATCAAGGTGCTCTTTCCGGATCCCGAAGGACCCATCACCACCAGAACTTCGCCGCTGTTCACTTCCAAACTGACGCCATCAAGAGCTTTCACCCCTTGGGAGTAGCTCTTGACCAACTCAGTGGCACGAATGGCAACGGTCATGGGGCAGAGCGGGCAGGATCGAGCTGAAGTTCCAGGTGCCGGGCCAGCAGAGCCATCGCCGTACACGCCAGCCAGTAAACCGCAGCAAGCCAGAGATACACCTCCAAATAGCGACCGATGAAAGCGGGATTCGCCAACAGGCTGCGGCTGATGCCCAGCAACTCGACCAAACCGAGAATGGCCATCAGGCTGGTGTTTTGCAGCAGACCCACCGCCTGGTTGGTGAGCGACGGCAGTGCCACCCGCAGCGCCTGGGGCAGCACCACCAGTTGCAGTGATTGTCGTGGTGAAAGGCCAAGCACGGCTGCCGCTTCCCGCTGGGTGGGCGGAATCGCTTGCAATCCACCGCGCACATCCTCAGCGATGTAGGCCGCTGCAAACAAGGCGAAGGCCACGACCGCCCGTAAAACCCTGTTGATCTCAAGCCCTGGCGGAAGGAACAGCGGAATCAGCAA contains these protein-coding regions:
- a CDS encoding AbrB family transcriptional regulator yields the protein MLTGSELLAKVKELGDVSKSDLVRACGYVSDKKDGGDRLNFTAFYEALLEAKGVNLSSGGAAIGKGGRKLSYIAKVQGNGNLLIGKAYTAMLNLEPGDEFEIKLGKKAIRLIPTGAAAEHSEAADQVDE
- a CDS encoding amino acid ABC transporter ATP-binding protein is translated as MTVAIRATELVKSYSQGVKALDGVSLEVNSGEVLVVMGPSGSGKSTLIRTFNGLESLDGGALDVLGERLDATHGERQVRAIRKRVGMVFQQFNLFPHLSILDNITLAPIKVQKRAKADAEHRAIELLDQMGIREQARKYPAQLSGGQQQRVAIARALALDPEVMLFDEPTSALDPERVKEVLDAMRQLAQGGMTMVVVTHELGFAREVADRVMFMDRGQVVETSDPQTFFTNAREERSRRFLNQMQH
- a CDS encoding AEC family transporter; its protein translation is MLRFLLELAPSLLIGFWAGGRHETLAARLATPLVRFGVPISVMGLLLKGGLSGDMLQAAGLAVLAMGLVLVGASRLPGLAELVSPTLRLGSCTGNTAYFGVPLALAFLPDEALPISIGYDLGATLLTWSLGPLLIGERVNGSKRLHGLMSSVAASPATRGLIGALLIQATPWSELVTDALWWPSRLVILLALMVVGMRLGSIHRKGITPSARPLQLLRPLVAKLLLYPLLLLLLASLLRFDPLMVQAVALQGAAPTAISLLLIAESVGADQERAAGLVFWSTLLALVTAPAWGVLLRSQF